In Acidobacteriota bacterium, the sequence GCTCGTAGCGACGACGACCCGAGCGCCGCTCGCTCAGCACGAAGTTGACGGCAATCTTACGGAGCCAGGCCCCGAAGCCGGCCTCGCCACGGAAGGTGTCCAGCTTCTCCCAGGCCCGGATGAAGGTCTGCTGGGTCATGTCCTCGGCCTCACCACGGTTGGCGGTCATCCGCATACACAGCCCGTGGATCCGTCCGACATGCTGATGGTAGAGCCGCTCGTAGGCCGAGAAGTCCCCACCCCGGGCACGCGCCACCAAACCGCCGGAAGCGGAGGATGGGTCGGGAATCTGAATGATGGCTGCCTCCATGGTGACTATTGGATGCAACCGGGGCCCCAAGGGTTGTATCCGACCCGGATTTTACGAGATTTGTCCTATTATTGGGGCGGCATCTGCCATCCAGGAAGGGAGCGCCCCATGCCGGCCCACGAGAAGATCAATTACCTCGAATTTCCGGTCACCGACATGGACGGCTCGAAGCGGTTCTTCAGTCAGGTGTTCGGCTGGGAATTCGTCGATTACGGCCCGGACTACGCCTCGTTCAAGAACGCCGGCCTGAACGGCGGCTTCGTCCGATCCACGCTGAGCGCCCATTCGACGACCGGCAGCGCGCTGACCGTCTTCTACAGCCATTCGCTGGAGGCGACCCAGGCCAAGATCGAGGAGGCCGGCGGCAAGCTCATCAAACCGATCTACGCCTTTCCCGGTGGGCGGCGGTTTCACTTCACGGACCCCAGCGGCAATGAGTTCGCCGTCTGGTCCCACCCGGAGTAAAGAGATGGACGGGATCCTTGGCGGATCGATCGGTGCGATGGTCGGAGTGATCGGCGGGGTGCTGGGGACCTACCTGGCGTATCGGAATACGAAGAGTGACGGTGAGCGGGCGCTGGTGGTTCGCGGGGCCATTGCGGTCTGGACCGGGGTCCTCGTCTTTGTCGTGTTGTTCCTGGTCGTGCCGGCGCCTTACAAACATTTTCTGTGGATACCGTATGTGGTTCTGTTGATTCTGGGGATTCGGATCTGGAATCAGAAGCAACTGCAATTGAGAGAAGATCATGAGTCTTGAGATGAAGACGAGTTGTGAGGCCTGTGAAGTGGCGCTGGCGGCGGATGATGAGGCCTACATCTGCAGTTATGAGTGTAGTTTCTGTGGGGAGTGTGCGCGGAAGTTGAGTGCGAACTGTCCGAACTGTATGGGAGAGCTGGTGCGGCGCCCCCGACGGACCTCAGCGTAGGGTCGCGATCGTTGCGGCGTTGCCCCCCTCCGTCTCATCCCCCGGCCGCACCTTCTTGATCCTCGGATCCCCCCGCAGATACTCCCGCACCGCGTTCCTCAACTTCCCGGTCCCATGCCCATGCACAATCCGGGTCACGTCAAGCCCCGCCGCTACCCCCTCATCCAGGTAACGATCCAGCTTCTCCAGCGCCTCGACCACCCGTTCACCGATCAGCACGATCTCCGTCGGATAACTCTCGTCGGTGTCATCCATCGGCGTCGGAACTCTGGGTCCGCCCGTGCCGGCATCCGCCTGCGAATCGCTGACCCGCAGATCGCTGATCGACACGTTGAACGAGTGGCTACCAAGCTTCACGTCGGCCCGTTCCCCGTCGACGGCCACAAGCGTCCCCACTCGCGCCAACGAGTGAACACGTACCGACATTCCGACCTGCAACGTCGCCGGGGGCGAGCCATCGTCTTCCGGCGCACCCAGCTCGGCGTCCCGGCGCCGATGCTCCATCCTCATGGCGGCCTCGCGGGTCTGGTATTCCTTCTGAGCGGCACGACGCGCCGTCCCCTCCTCCAGACCACGGAGCTGCTTGCCGGCCTGCTTGCGAAACTCCTGCAGGGCACGATCCAGCTCCCTGGAAGCCTTGACCTGGATCTCGCGACGATCGTCCTTCGCCTGACCCTCGATCTCCGCAAGCTTGCGCTGAAGCGTGTCATGGGCGGCCTGCGCCTCGTCACGCTCCTTCTCGGCGCCCGACACCGCCTCACGCAGACGACGCATGAACCGTTCGGACTCGACGCCATGCTCGCCCAGCAGTTCCCGGGCGCGGCTGAGCAAATCGGCCGGCAGCCCGAGTCGCTCGGCCACATCCAGACCGGCCGACGACCCGGCCGTTCGTGGAATCATCCGATAGGTCGGACGATGGGCCTCGTCGTCAAATTCCATGGCGGCGGAGTCGATCTTCGGCTCCAGATAGGCCCAGCGCTTCAGCGGACCATGATGGGTCGTCGCGATGGTGGTGAAGCCCGGCCTCAGGTAACGTTCCAGGAACGCCTGGGCCAACGCCGCACCCTCCGCGGGGTCGGTTCCGGAACCGATCTCATCGATCAACAGCAACGAGCGCGGTGCGGCCTGCTCGACGACCGTGCGCAGCGAGGCCACGTGACCGGAGTAGGTCGACAGGTCGTCGTCGATCGACTGATGATCGCCTATGTCGGCGAACAGTCGTTCGTAGATCGGGGCCGCAAGCCGCGTCGCGAGCGGAGGAATCCCGGACTGCGCCATCAACACCGCCAAACCGAGACTCTTCAACACCACAGTTTTGCCACCCGCGTTGGGACCGGAGATGACCAGCAGAGGCGTCTCGGCATCGACGGTGATCTCGAGGGGCACGACCTCCCGCGACTCGCCTTCGAAGTGACGGATCAGCAGAGGATGACGGAGACCCTCGGCCGACAGGGCCGCGCTCTCGCCGAACGACGGGCGACAGCCCTCCAACCGATCGGCAAACTCGGCCCGAGCCTCGAGCCCGTCGAGGATCGCGATCTGTTCCACGTTGCGATCGATGGTGTCCAGCTGCTCCAGCAGAGCGCCCTTCCACTCCAGCAGGATCCGGCGCTCTTCCTCCCGCTCACGATCCCTTAGCTGAACGCGCTCATTGTTAAGCTCGACGGTCTCCAGCGGTTCGATGAAACGGGTCGATCCCGTCGACGAGTGGTCGTGGACGATGCCAGCCACCTGTCCGCTGGAATCGGTCTTGACCGGAACCACGAACCGCTGATTGCGCTGGGTGACGAAGGTATCCTGCAGGTGCACCGCCCGAGCCGGCTCCCGCATCCAGCCTTCCAGCATCTTCTGCAGGCGACCGGCCGACTCCCGCTGCCGACGGCGGATGCGCCCCAGCTCGGGGCTGGCGCTGTCGGTCAGGTTGCCGTCGGGATCGACCCCCTTCAGGATCTCCTGGGCCAGCGGCAGCAACCCGGTAGGGATCGCATCCA encodes:
- a CDS encoding RNA polymerase sigma factor; amino-acid sequence: MEAAIIQIPDPSSASGGLVARARGGDFSAYERLYHQHVGRIHGLCMRMTANRGEAEDMTQQTFIRAWEKLDTFRGEAGFGAWLRKIAVNFVLSERRSGRRRYEHTVEDIQVVEPAEAPRPAPVGGGVDLDRAIALLPERARLVFILHDVEGFRHHEIGDRLGIAEGTSKSQLHHARRILREALNS
- a CDS encoding DUF1272 domain-containing protein, with translation MSLEMKTSCEACEVALAADDEAYICSYECSFCGECARKLSANCPNCMGELVRRPRRTSA
- a CDS encoding Smr/MutS family protein, yielding MTDSLRFDDATSSALGFAELLDWLAKRAVTPPGREALLSLRPHTDRARLEQVFDGIDELRQFRQGLGRLVPRGLPDPMPSRRLLASGDRGLDPSALRALAGFLVGSGKVRERADDLSVEQWPVLRSALDAIPTGLLPLAQEILKGVDPDGNLTDSASPELGRIRRRQRESAGRLQKMLEGWMREPARAVHLQDTFVTQRNQRFVVPVKTDSSGQVAGIVHDHSSTGSTRFIEPLETVELNNERVQLRDREREEERRILLEWKGALLEQLDTIDRNVEQIAILDGLEARAEFADRLEGCRPSFGESAALSAEGLRHPLLIRHFEGESREVVPLEITVDAETPLLVISGPNAGGKTVVLKSLGLAVLMAQSGIPPLATRLAAPIYERLFADIGDHQSIDDDLSTYSGHVASLRTVVEQAAPRSLLLIDEIGSGTDPAEGAALAQAFLERYLRPGFTTIATTHHGPLKRWAYLEPKIDSAAMEFDDEAHRPTYRMIPRTAGSSAGLDVAERLGLPADLLSRARELLGEHGVESERFMRRLREAVSGAEKERDEAQAAHDTLQRKLAEIEGQAKDDRREIQVKASRELDRALQEFRKQAGKQLRGLEEGTARRAAQKEYQTREAAMRMEHRRRDAELGAPEDDGSPPATLQVGMSVRVHSLARVGTLVAVDGERADVKLGSHSFNVSISDLRVSDSQADAGTGGPRVPTPMDDTDESYPTEIVLIGERVVEALEKLDRYLDEGVAAGLDVTRIVHGHGTGKLRNAVREYLRGDPRIKKVRPGDETEGGNAATIATLR
- a CDS encoding VOC family protein gives rise to the protein MPAHEKINYLEFPVTDMDGSKRFFSQVFGWEFVDYGPDYASFKNAGLNGGFVRSTLSAHSTTGSALTVFYSHSLEATQAKIEEAGGKLIKPIYAFPGGRRFHFTDPSGNEFAVWSHPE